The genome window TGCCTTTAATTTTTCTATCCTACTTACCCTGAACCAAAGATgtaattcaaatattttctaatGCTTTAGGACTCCTAATTACTGAATTTTACAAAGGCAAGTGTTCACCACTAAATTCTCAATTAAAATCTCAAAAGCTTTGATGACGAAATCCCCTACTAATGATTACTATTCATTAATACCACTTAAAAGAAGATTAAATGGCATAATACATTCTCTTGGTTGTATAATAGCACTATTTTAATAGCATTTTAATTGTATAGGTGACAATGAGAGATTCAATGGATGACCTTGGATTAAGAGTACCATGGATACTAGATCTAGGTCGCATAGTGATTGATGAAATCAAATGGTGTACATATCAAACCAACTCATGTTCAAATTGGCCAGTCCACTGAAATGGGCACATGATTTCCTAGGGCGTCGACTAATAAGTAAATTTATCTCAAGATAATCATATGCATGATTTGCAGATTATAGTTTACAATCTTAGCAAACCTTGTTAGTGTTCCTTTTTTCTCTTATGGCGCCATCCATGTCTGAAATAAACTAACCTCCAAGAGATAATTGACATGAAAGCTCTCAAGCTACGGAAGATTTTTTTTCCCGTGAAAAAAAAGTGACAAAAACAAGATTTGATTctaaaattttacaatcaatTATCAATATATTTACCAATTAAACTAATTAATATGTTCAGAATTTGTCAAATAAGATATTTAACCAGATCTGATACACTGATGTTGTAGCTCGATCACGAGGACACGGAGATGAAGAGTGACAGAGTGAATACGAATCGCAAACAAAAGAAAATGTCAAAGCCACAGAAAAGAAGAGGCGACCGCTTTGTCGAACTCGGGGCATCGAAACCGTGCTGACACCAGGTTTATCACGTCAAGAACAGACCGCCGAATAGAATGACTTCATCGGGTTCAAGACAAGCAATTAACATATCACTAAATAGGTTTTGAGatctaaaaaaaatctcaagtaagccAAGAATAACAtcccgatctttacatcgcaaagAGTGAAGAAACTGCAGCATGTATCGTCATGGAAAGTAGAACATGGAAACAAGGAACACAGCGTAACAGAGAGGGGTAATACCTGCCTCTCGAATGACGATCAAATGAGAGATCGGAAGCGagcgccgcctcctcctcttAGAGATCCACGACGCCAAGAGAAGAACCTTGAGAACGGGAAGGGTTTGGTATTTAAAGAATTGGTTCGCCACGTGTCTGGTTCGGATATTGACTAGACGCAAGAGAGGCCGAACAGTACCAGACCTGCAAACGGGTTCGTAGTACCCGAAGTGGATCCGAACCCGTGGACTAACGGGTCGAAATAGCGGGTCCAGCGAGTACGGGAGGAGAACAGAGATCCTTATCCAAACCATGCGAAGGAAACACAAACATCACTTTTTAGGGGTTGTAATGGCATCATACTAAGTCGTTCCACCTGGTACATCTATAGTTGAAGTCCCACACTGCTATTAGTAGTCTTGAAGCTGTGCTGCACGGCTCGTCAGGGGGACGAAGCGCACGGAAGCCTCACTGTAGACGTGGACGGAGCCGTCGTCATTCTTGTCGACCACCTTAAGATTCTGGAAGAAGTTGCCAACGGGGATCACCATCCTGCCGCCAGGCTTCAGCTGCTCCAGCAGTGCTCGAGGGATGTCGGGGGACGCAGCGCCAACGTGGATGGCGTCGTAGGGTGCCAGTTCAGGCCATCCTTTCCTTCCATCTACGGCAATTACAGAAGAACAGAGGTCATGAAGAAAGAAGAAACTTCCTAAACCCTCTTCTTTCACTCAATATATGTGTCTGAAACATTAGGTGTTTCAGAGATTTCACCTACTGGCAGCATGTATTGAACAACACAATAAGGCTAAGTATCAACAATGTCAAGATTGCATCAAAACAAATGACAAGTAGATAGACATTGTCTACGAACGTAAACTTTTAGATGTAATAGTTCCATCCCTTATCTATTAGCAAAGATGTTGTACTGGATTTGTCTTTTCTTATCTATTAGCGAAGTTTATAGTTCCATCCTTTCACTTTCAAaccctcaaaaaaatattttctcaagTCGCCTTCCTCGGTGACTGCTATACCATTATCAAGCACAATATCATCCCTCCAAGGAGAGAACCTGTAAGCACTCTTTGTCAGTGTAAAACACCCATGAAGACCATCAGATTGACATACCTTTATTGACTATCCTCAACCTTCCCAACTCTTCTATTGTTAGAATTATTTAGGTCTGCTTTATATTCCACAATAATGAAAATTATGCTGAAGACATTCTATACCAAGAACAGAGAAGTTCATGTACCAGCAGCATGCACAGAGAGGGAACCTTCATTCAATAAAGATGATGCGGCACTTCTCTTGATGCTGTTGATGGAAGAAGCAACCAGTTCAGGAATGTGTTCAACTCCCACAGTGCGGCCTTGCGGCCCGACCATCATTGCAAAACAAGCTGTCAAATATCCAGTCCCTGTTTCAAAATCACAAGCAGGTGTCAACTTAAATCCGCAATGGCAATGATGAGTATAAACCTAATCTCTCATACCTTACAGCAGTAATAAATCCAAAAGATGGGTGTGAAACGAAAAATTAGACGATGCTCAAGAATGCATTTAACCAATGAGAATTTGTGGGTCAGTGACAACATTTTTTTAAATAACTTTGCGCGAACACAGATATTGTGTGCTCAAAGCTTAACACAAGAAAAATGCCCCACCTACAGCAGCTTCAGTCCAGGCGATTTCTTCTACATCATTCAGTGCTGATGTATCGTATAATGTTTGCAATTGCTAGATAAGATGCCCAACCATATTTTTGTCCATTTAAAAGAACATCATGCCGAAACAAATTATAAAAGGACACAAGTACTCAATGACTAAAGAAAAAGCCCAAACAAATTATAGAAGTACTCAACCAAACAGATCAATGGGCAGGTTAGGTTTAACATGCTATAATAAAACAAATTCCATGAGAACAAACGTAATTAAGAAAAAGACCTAAACAACCCTTTATAAACATCTAGCATCATAAACCAGTATAGCTATATATTATAGCAGATACTTAATATGTgcctaattccaaaaaatcatcaaattcaCATTTGTAACAGCCTTATCAAGTTAACAAAAACCTAACACAAAAACAACGAGGATAATAAGTGTTGTGTATCACAATTCCATCCTCGTAAAAATACATCCTCTCAAGTGCTACTTTTTTCATATTGTTGTCGTCACCTACAAAAAGATAGAATGCTGATCATATGTGTGCAGTTTGCCAGGCACGCTAATATTTTTTATCCCAATATTAACTATAAAGGTAATATTGATGCAAATGGTATCCAATTTAGAAGAAAACCATAGCAATTGATGAATCAGAAAAATAAGCTCACTGGCTAAATGATGTAGAATGCACCTGAGCCAACATCCAACGCACGCATTCCAGGTTGTAGATGTTCTTCCAGTAGTTCGAGACAAGTTGCATGCATGTGAGGTGCAGATATGGTTGCATTATATCCTATTGGCATAGGGCTGTCAACATAAGCTGGACTTCCTTCAGGTACAAATAGGCCTCTATCGACAATCTGCATTACTTCAGCAACTTTATCTGACTTGATCATACCATAGTGCTTTAATTGCTCCACCAATCCTTCCTTTTTATCCATCGAGCCTTTTGTAGAGAAGTGCTGggtacaaaaaggggaaaaaagagtTTTTCCATAATAAGAGAGAAAAACAAAGACACAAATAGTGTAGCAGGTGACTCTTAATTGAACAATTAAAATCTAATAGCTGACAGAAACATACACAGACTCGCACCCACACACACCCACCCAAAGAACAGAAATAAACTGAGAGATGCATCGATAACAATTATACAAACTGATGTAATGGTCACAAGTTTTACCAATGGAAAGCAGCACCAAAGAAAGCACATATCATAGGACTCCCCGAGGGGAGAAATGATAAAACTCAAAGTGCAAATAAGAGGAGAATCGACAGAGCCTACGGAACCATCATAGTTTTTTTAACTTGATATCtttaagcaatcagatttaagctGCCAGCATTCTTGCATAACAATAAAGCTAGCTTGTCAGCACTAGTAacccaatatatatgtatacagctagtttttgctctgataccatgataaagagGATGATAAAGAACACCGGATGTAATAAAAAGTGTAGACTCTGATGCCAATGATAAAGACCATCAATCCCAAAAGCTAAACCAGTTAGAAGCACATCCTACATTAAATTTCAAGCAATTAGAAGAAGCATGGAGGAGGCTCACTTTTTTTGCGTGTCTGCACTTTTGGCTATCAGTAAAGAGCAATACTTTCATATAGATAACAATGGGTTTTCTTTTAGTAGCCTCCTTAGGAACAAATCCCCTACATGATTCTACTCAACAAGTGCTAAAATACCAGCAGTAGCTTCAATATTAGGGTGCTCGGCTAGTAACTTCGCATGATGCGGATTAGGTTTAAATCTAAGGAAGAATTTACATGGGAAAGGAAAAGATAAGATGAGGCTAGTCGCTGTACCTCCATTCCGGACGAGAGATTGAAACGGAGGGAAGCACGGGAAGAGAAAGCGAGAGAGCGGTGTTGGAAAAGGGAGGAGTAGAGCGGACGGGGACGCGACAAGGCGACGGCAGCTAGCGCCACTGCGTAGCAGCCGGCGTGAGGCGGAGAGAGCATCGCCCCGGTGCTGCCGTATATAACCTAGTCGACCGGGGTACCGCTGTCGCTCTGGCTGATGCAGCCACGGGTAAGTGCCACCCTCGCGGGCTGCTTCGTCGACAAGTGGCCACGTTGCGCAGCGCCCGCGAGGACCGCGAGGTGGCTTAGGTCGGTCGCCGACTTGGAGCTCCCTCGGCTGCCAATGCGAGCCGGACCTCCATACTTGAAAGGGCAGCCCAATTAGGGCACATAAAGGTTCCCGCCAGACCGATCCGAGCCGAGCCGGCCCATTTAATCATCTTTAATTTAATTCTTTTTATTCATTGAAATCATCCTTGGATGATGTCTCTATATAATAAGCTCTTTGGAGCTTAATAAACATTGAATCTAATTACATAGATTTCATTGAATCCATTTTCGACCATGAATCCCAAACATGACCAGCAACAAGATCTCAGATCATGAATCCCAAACATGGTAAGTGTTTATTAACAGTCTAAGCACGAAAGTTAGGGAAAGTTAGGGCAATCAATTTAATCTTAGTACAATCTCTTATTTTCCACCAAAGATAAAAAAGCTGTTCTTGTGAAGGAAATATCATACCAGTCTCCACAAGTTTGAGTCATTTCGTGCATTCTGAGACACTGAGTTTGTGACAGATTAAAAAGAACTGCTGTGTTCAGGATGCACAAACATACAGAATGGCAAGAACAACAGTTGCCAGTAAATCTCACAAGCTTGTTGATTTTAACTTGCAAACTCTGATGAAGTATACATGTGTATTTTCATGCCGTTATGTTACATATTTTACCATGTAAGGACCTTCAAGTTCATACCCCAATTTTCTGTAATAATGGCGTGTTCCAACACCCGAAATTACAGCTAATTTTGTCGACCGGTGTTCCCTTCGAGCAATCCTTTCAGCTTCTTCCATCAGGAGTGTCCCATAACCCTGCAAGATGATGAACAAACTAGTAAACGGCTCTACGTTCCAAAACTAGAATGTCAAGATGAGCTTGATATAACACGGAACAATAAAATGTACATGAAAACTACAGGTGAGAATGGAGTTCATTTCATATACTATAAACTAATAATTAACTTGAAACAATAACGAGATACAGAATATGACTTTTAAGTTATTGCAAGTGAACATTCTAGCAGAAGCCCCCTTGATCAATACTATTCATCAAGCAATTGGATTTGCAACTTGTGGAAGGCACTTCAATTTTGCTTCAAGCAAAATCTGATGTACTGACACAAGTTTAGTGGAAAAACTACACAAAAGGAATTCCCTGATAATTCTGGAAAGACCTCTTGTCTACCATTATTTCATCAAAGGAATATGCAGGTGTTCTTGAACAAATAGAAGGCTAATATTATCGGACAATGTGGGGCACAGGCAGCTAATCTGTGACCAACAAAAAGGACACAGAAGTAATAGAAGGTTGAAACCCTAGTAAAAAATATACGTGATTCGTGTATAAGAGGCCATATTTGGTGACTACTCTAAGCAGTTGAATATGTGGGTAGTAAACTTAAATGTAAATGAACAGAAGTCATAAAAAGTACCTGATGCTGCAGCTTATCAGCATCGCGCCCATGCACAGGGACTGCAGTTCCATAGACATGAAGTTCACGAACGATTGAGCACCTCCCCATAAGTTCAGGGCATGTTGTGTTGCGTCCACATTTACGCAAACGCAACAAACCAACAAGAATATCCTGATACATGAGCAAAATCAGAAAGTTGAGGTTTGAGCACAGATTCATGAATAGTGTGGAAATAGAAAGAATGTTTAACACAAtatataatgcaaattaatctaaAGGAGCTAACCATCATACAGAAGATGCTGAAAATAGAATATAAGAACTATTCTATTGACGGCAACTATAAGAGGAGAACAGCAGATATAAAGTTAAAACTAGTGAAATATAACATCCAGATAAATGTAGAATCACACTCAATCCAGCATTTTAAACACTTAGGTAATTAAAGCATTCTCATAGCAAGCTAACATTCACAATGTATGTATGGAAAATTACATAATCTAGTAGACAAAATACAACTATTTAACAAACAACATTCAACTCTATTAGGGCTGCATGATTCAGGTAAGTCTTGTTTAAGTTTTACAAAGAAAAAAAACGAAATAGCTAACTTTCATTTGGTATATTGAGTTATCAACAAGACCATGCTGAAACAGGACGTCATCAGATTCAAGCTGCATCACACCCATTTAGTTCATCATGTTGAAAGTATACATGAATTCAGCAATTACTCGAGCATATTGAGTCTGCTAATTTATTTTATAACCAAGACTGCACAAGTCAGCTTTTCTGACACTGCTCAAAAAGTAAGATACAGCTTAAGGCTGTTCAGTGACCCCATGGATTTTTCTGAAGGATCTGAAAACATGAAAACCTAAAAGGCCTCATGCCAATCTACCAACTTCTCCCATCAAAAAAATGTTACCAGAAAATATATACTTGGCTGGATGCTAGCTAAAAATTTTACACATTATaagatcataatttttgcatcaACTGCAGTGATGCATTACATGCACATAATAGGATCATATAAGTGAAGCACTTGGAAATTTCATATTTATTACAGTAACACACAaagtgaagctagaaaatttcaaGACTAATATTGGTAAAGGCAACAGTAAACAACTTCAACAACATAAA of Musa acuminata AAA Group cultivar baxijiao chromosome BXJ2-3, Cavendish_Baxijiao_AAA, whole genome shotgun sequence contains these proteins:
- the LOC135606814 gene encoding protein-L-isoaspartate O-methyltransferase-like, which translates into the protein MLSPPHAGCYAVALAAVALSRPRPLYSSLFQHRSLAFSSRASLRFNLSSGMEHFSTKGSMDKKEGLVEQLKHYGMIKSDKVAEVMQIVDRGLFVPEGSPAYVDSPMPIGYNATISAPHMHATCLELLEEHLQPGMRALDVGSGTGYLTACFAMMVGPQGRTVGVEHIPELVASSINSIKRSAASSLLNEGSLSVHAADGRKGWPELAPYDAIHVGAASPDIPRALLEQLKPGGRMVIPVGNFFQNLKVVDKNDDGSVHVYSEASVRFVPLTSRAAQLQDY